Proteins from one Corynebacterium testudinoris genomic window:
- a CDS encoding fluoride efflux transporter FluC → MSTAVALVAVGGFLGGLGRWVLSRWPGGLAGTWTANVLACVVVGAVVAKHDAHALLWGTGFAGALSTWSTLARELGELMTKRHWRTMVMYAAATLSAGLTGVWLGSLV, encoded by the coding sequence ATGAGCACCGCGGTGGCACTCGTCGCCGTCGGCGGCTTCCTCGGGGGACTTGGGCGCTGGGTGTTGTCTCGGTGGCCCGGCGGGCTCGCCGGGACCTGGACGGCGAACGTGCTCGCCTGCGTGGTGGTAGGCGCGGTCGTCGCCAAGCACGATGCCCACGCCCTGCTGTGGGGAACCGGCTTCGCCGGGGCACTGTCCACCTGGTCCACCCTCGCGCGGGAACTGGGTGAGCTCATGACAAAGCGCCACTGGCGCACAATGGTGATGTACGCAGCAGCGACGCTGAGTGCCGGTCTCACCGGCGTATGGCTGGGATCCCTAGTCTGA
- a CDS encoding NAD(P)-dependent oxidoreductase, producing MKIAVFGATGMAGSAIVSEALTRGHAVVAASRRAGTTIREDSRLAVQAVDVADTEAVAPVLADIDAAVLTIRLAPGEMEQLASLTSGFLDAAARQGTRVLIVGGSAPLRSPNYSDRLLIDDPDYVPKEWKSIAQASLSQFHACQEHPYTGWVYLSPPAIFEAGIRTGSYQRGTTTLVTDMNGASRITAPDFAIAVIDELEQPTSDPHFTVAYGVVP from the coding sequence ATGAAAATCGCCGTTTTCGGTGCTACCGGCATGGCCGGCAGCGCCATCGTCTCAGAAGCCCTCACCCGAGGACATGCAGTCGTCGCGGCCTCGCGCCGCGCTGGTACCACCATCCGCGAAGATAGCCGGCTTGCAGTCCAAGCGGTCGATGTCGCCGACACTGAGGCTGTGGCTCCGGTGTTGGCCGATATCGACGCCGCCGTGCTCACCATCCGTCTCGCTCCAGGAGAAATGGAACAGCTCGCGTCCTTGACGAGCGGTTTCCTCGACGCAGCGGCTCGTCAGGGTACGCGCGTGCTCATTGTCGGCGGTTCCGCACCGCTACGCTCTCCGAACTATTCAGACCGGCTGCTGATCGATGACCCTGACTACGTCCCCAAGGAATGGAAATCCATCGCACAGGCAAGCCTGAGTCAGTTCCACGCCTGCCAGGAGCACCCGTACACCGGCTGGGTATATCTCAGCCCGCCTGCCATCTTCGAAGCGGGGATACGAACAGGCAGCTATCAACGCGGTACCACCACACTAGTGACCGACATGAATGGAGCCTCGCGCATTACCGCTCCGGACTTCGCAATCGCTGTCATTGATGAGCTCGAACAACCCACTAGTGACCCGCACTTCACAGTCGCTTACGGAGTCGTCCCCTAA
- a CDS encoding fluoride efflux transporter family protein has translation MPEPLAVGIGAALGALLRFAAQGILGAGMWPLLAVNLLGSFLMGRLRPGPFWGTGVLGGFTSFSTFASLTLAPSLTVGAAYAALTLIGCVGAWLLGDLL, from the coding sequence ATCCCTGAACCGCTCGCCGTGGGAATCGGCGCCGCCCTCGGCGCCCTCCTCCGCTTCGCTGCCCAGGGAATCCTTGGAGCCGGGATGTGGCCGCTACTCGCGGTCAATCTCCTCGGCTCCTTTCTCATGGGTCGCCTCCGCCCGGGGCCCTTCTGGGGCACCGGGGTGTTGGGCGGTTTCACCAGCTTTTCGACGTTCGCGTCACTCACCCTCGCCCCCTCCCTCACCGTCGGCGCGGCCTACGCCGCGCTCACCTTGATCGGGTGCGTCGGCGCGTGGCTGCTCGGGGACCTGCTATGA
- a CDS encoding DoxX family protein, which yields MSTIEQTDAPTGARSWFTRSVLLDAVSAFARFFMAYTWISAGIPKLNDHMNMTQAITAYEIFTPQFSDLLARIIGPLEIAGGVMLLLGLFLRPASKVASVVLVLFIIGIAWAWIGGLVIDCGCFNIEPNVDKQAMDYLMTILRDIGFLALSVWTIYRPFKKFAIYP from the coding sequence GTGTCCACTATTGAACAGACCGATGCACCAACCGGTGCACGTTCGTGGTTTACCCGCTCGGTGCTTCTCGACGCCGTCAGTGCCTTCGCGCGCTTCTTCATGGCCTACACCTGGATCTCAGCGGGCATTCCCAAACTGAACGACCACATGAACATGACGCAGGCGATCACCGCCTACGAAATCTTCACTCCCCAGTTCTCCGACTTGCTGGCTCGCATCATCGGCCCACTTGAAATAGCCGGCGGCGTGATGCTCCTCCTCGGGCTGTTCCTGCGCCCAGCCAGCAAGGTCGCCTCCGTGGTACTGGTGCTGTTCATCATCGGCATTGCTTGGGCGTGGATCGGCGGCCTCGTCATCGACTGCGGTTGCTTCAACATTGAGCCCAACGTGGACAAACAGGCCATGGACTACCTCATGACCATCCTGCGCGACATCGGCTTCTTGGCACTCAGCGTGTGGACGATTTACCGTCCCTTCAAGAAGTTTGCGATCTACCCCTGA
- a CDS encoding ABC transporter permease: MASKNSTMRRVSLRNIASHKLRLALTVLAVVLGTAFISGAFMFTNSLSTTFKTAVSSAYEGVDAVVQPGEGMNGISAQLRDEIAQDPMVKNANAIASTTVVMARADETAIQTGGGTSSLSIWYPENERVGETLTMTDGEQPAGDNEIVLSKASAERYGINLGDSLLVVDPQARHEMTVSGFYTAELDQGTSLQAFMAQGAYLDRFTEDGTVNRVVLSAADGTSDTELVDHLTATYPDVTVETGQKLADDMSEAMTRALSFVNYFLVAFGLVALLVGTFLIANTFSMIVAQRTKEFALLRALGAARQQITRSVVFEAGVVGVVGSALGVVAGMGLVAVIKAIMSSRGMPMPDSGLGLSMSSVAVPVVLGTIVTIISAWMPARRAGSIRPVEAMRSTEASSDQSLTARTIVGVVLILLGAVAALAGVLLGDSSTSTRAILVGIGAFGVIVGFFFAGPAFSLPIVPTLGRVIGVPFGAVGKLASTKSRRNPRRTATTAFALTLGVALVTAIGMLGDTMKTSISDVVENNVTADYVLQGPTNGSFPVPAAVPDAVRDTAGVGEVVTMSMAPIKAGETGFSMGFGPQFQTFLLDGNLEDMAHAEMREGNVNLKDNPGIIATTDFADRQGWKVGDTLQLSSPDISANTVEAKVIGIFEPNNVISNMAISTDLAKEIVPQAAISVQMVGVNGDGSVDDAQLRTNLEEAVKGFIVMQVLSAQEMASQAGQSIDQMLNILYGLLALAVIIAILGIVNTLTLGVIERRQEIGMLRAVGSQRRQVRTMITLEAVQIAVFGAVMGVLIGLGLGWAFLKVLSDEGLDVISVPYNMVAWMLGGSAIVGIFAAVWPANRAAKTPPLDAISD, encoded by the coding sequence ATGGCTTCCAAGAATTCCACTATGCGCAGGGTGAGCCTGCGCAATATTGCTTCCCATAAATTGCGTCTGGCACTGACGGTGTTGGCCGTGGTGTTGGGTACGGCGTTTATTTCGGGTGCGTTTATGTTCACGAATTCGCTGTCGACGACCTTTAAAACGGCGGTCAGCAGTGCGTACGAGGGTGTGGATGCTGTTGTTCAGCCCGGCGAGGGCATGAATGGGATCTCGGCTCAGTTGCGGGACGAGATCGCGCAAGACCCGATGGTCAAGAATGCTAACGCTATTGCTAGCACCACGGTGGTGATGGCACGGGCGGATGAGACTGCTATTCAGACGGGTGGCGGTACGTCGAGTCTGTCGATCTGGTACCCGGAGAATGAGCGGGTCGGTGAGACGCTGACCATGACCGATGGTGAGCAGCCGGCGGGGGACAATGAGATCGTCCTCAGTAAGGCGAGCGCCGAGCGTTATGGGATCAACCTCGGCGATAGTTTGTTGGTGGTGGACCCGCAGGCCCGCCATGAGATGACGGTGTCGGGTTTCTATACCGCGGAGCTGGATCAGGGGACGTCTCTGCAGGCTTTCATGGCGCAGGGTGCTTACCTGGATCGCTTCACGGAGGATGGGACGGTCAACCGTGTGGTTCTTTCGGCGGCAGATGGCACGTCGGATACGGAGCTGGTGGATCATCTGACGGCCACGTACCCGGATGTCACGGTCGAGACGGGGCAGAAACTCGCAGACGATATGTCGGAGGCGATGACGAGGGCACTGTCCTTCGTGAATTACTTCCTCGTGGCCTTTGGTTTGGTGGCGCTGCTTGTTGGCACGTTCCTCATTGCTAATACGTTCTCGATGATCGTGGCGCAGCGGACTAAGGAGTTCGCGTTGCTGCGGGCGTTGGGTGCGGCGCGTCAGCAGATCACGCGTTCGGTGGTCTTCGAGGCCGGCGTTGTCGGTGTCGTGGGTTCGGCGTTGGGTGTCGTCGCTGGCATGGGTCTAGTCGCGGTGATCAAGGCGATTATGTCGTCTCGTGGCATGCCGATGCCGGATTCGGGTTTGGGCTTATCGATGTCGTCGGTGGCCGTTCCGGTCGTGCTTGGCACCATCGTCACCATCATTTCGGCGTGGATGCCTGCCCGTCGGGCGGGCTCGATCCGTCCGGTGGAGGCGATGCGGTCGACGGAGGCGTCGAGTGATCAGTCGCTCACGGCACGCACCATCGTGGGTGTAGTGCTCATCCTGCTCGGCGCTGTTGCGGCTCTGGCTGGCGTCCTCCTGGGAGATTCGTCGACGTCGACGCGCGCGATTCTCGTTGGTATTGGCGCATTCGGCGTGATCGTTGGTTTCTTCTTCGCCGGTCCGGCGTTTTCTTTGCCGATCGTGCCCACGCTGGGGCGGGTGATCGGTGTGCCGTTCGGGGCCGTCGGCAAGCTTGCGTCGACGAAATCTCGCCGCAATCCGCGGCGTACCGCGACCACTGCTTTCGCCTTGACGCTGGGTGTGGCGCTGGTGACGGCGATCGGCATGCTGGGCGACACGATGAAGACGTCGATTTCCGATGTCGTGGAGAACAACGTCACCGCCGATTACGTCCTGCAGGGCCCGACGAATGGTAGCTTCCCGGTTCCGGCGGCGGTGCCCGATGCGGTGCGCGATACCGCCGGGGTCGGCGAGGTGGTGACCATGTCCATGGCGCCGATTAAGGCCGGTGAGACGGGGTTCTCTATGGGCTTTGGCCCGCAGTTCCAGACCTTCCTGCTCGATGGCAACTTGGAGGACATGGCGCACGCGGAGATGCGCGAGGGCAACGTCAACCTCAAGGACAACCCTGGCATCATCGCCACGACGGACTTCGCGGATAGGCAGGGTTGGAAGGTCGGCGATACGCTGCAGCTCAGCTCGCCGGATATTTCTGCCAACACCGTCGAGGCGAAGGTCATCGGCATTTTCGAGCCGAACAACGTGATCTCCAACATGGCGATCTCGACTGACCTGGCGAAGGAGATTGTGCCCCAGGCGGCGATCAGCGTGCAGATGGTCGGCGTCAACGGCGACGGCTCTGTTGATGATGCGCAGCTGCGCACGAATTTGGAGGAGGCCGTCAAGGGCTTCATCGTCATGCAGGTGCTCAGCGCGCAGGAGATGGCGAGCCAGGCTGGTCAGTCCATTGATCAGATGCTCAATATCCTCTACGGGTTGCTGGCGCTCGCGGTGATCATCGCGATCCTTGGCATTGTGAATACGCTGACGTTGGGTGTGATTGAGCGTCGTCAAGAAATTGGCATGCTCCGCGCGGTGGGTTCGCAGCGCCGTCAGGTGCGCACCATGATCACCCTCGAGGCGGTGCAGATCGCCGTGTTCGGTGCGGTGATGGGCGTGCTCATCGGCCTGGGTCTGGGTTGGGCCTTCCTCAAGGTCCTCTCGGACGAGGGGCTGGATGTTATTTCCGTCCCGTACAACATGGTTGCGTGGATGCTCGGCGGTTCCGCCATCGTGGGTATTTTCGCCGCGGTGTGGCCGGCGAATCGGGCGGCGAAAACTCCGCCGCTGGATGCGATCTCAGACTAG
- the pgm gene encoding phosphoglucomutase (alpha-D-glucose-1,6-bisphosphate-dependent) → MAHERAGQLARPEDLIDIAEVVTAYYTRIPDVENPDQQVAFGTSGHRGSSLDTAFNENHILATTQAIVDYRRANSIGGPVFIGRDPHALSEPAMISALEVLLGNNITVLVDDRGRYTPTPAVSHAILAHNAGLAGGVTGTDPLRADGVVITPSHNPPRDGGFKYNPPSGGPADTDATDWIAARANDYLRAGLDGVSRVAVAGVLDPRAERYNYQDTYIADLPNVVNIDAIRGSGLSIGADPMGGASVDYWGAIADAHGLNLTVVNPLVDATWRFMTLDTDGKIRMDCSSPDSMASLVHNRDKFDIATGNDADADRHGIVTPDAGLMNPNHYLAVAIEYLFGNRPGWSPDTAVGKTLVSSSMIDRVVGNLGRRLVEVPVGFKWFVPGLIDGTIGFGGEESAGASFLRHNGTVWSTDKDGLIMDLLAAEITAVTGKTPSQRYAELAAEYGAPFYARTDAEANREQKAVLKNLSPEQVTADTLAGEAITAKLTNAPGNGAPIGGLKVTTESAWFAARPSGTEDKYKIYAESFRGEEHLREVQQEAEALVSDVLKNA, encoded by the coding sequence ATGGCACACGAGCGCGCGGGCCAGCTAGCCCGCCCCGAGGACCTCATCGACATCGCCGAGGTGGTCACGGCCTATTACACCCGCATCCCCGACGTTGAAAACCCCGACCAGCAGGTCGCCTTTGGCACCTCCGGGCACCGCGGTTCCTCCCTGGACACGGCCTTCAACGAGAATCACATCCTGGCCACGACCCAGGCGATCGTCGATTACCGGCGCGCCAACTCCATTGGCGGCCCCGTCTTCATCGGCCGCGACCCCCACGCCCTCTCCGAACCCGCGATGATCTCCGCCTTGGAGGTGTTGCTGGGCAACAACATCACCGTGCTTGTCGACGATCGTGGGCGCTACACCCCCACACCAGCCGTCTCCCACGCCATCCTCGCCCACAATGCGGGCCTCGCCGGTGGCGTCACTGGCACCGATCCACTGCGGGCCGACGGCGTCGTCATCACCCCCTCCCACAACCCGCCCCGCGATGGCGGCTTCAAGTACAACCCGCCCTCCGGCGGCCCGGCCGACACCGACGCCACCGATTGGATTGCCGCCCGCGCCAACGACTACCTCCGCGCCGGGCTCGACGGAGTATCTCGGGTGGCAGTGGCGGGCGTGCTCGACCCCCGCGCGGAGCGCTACAACTACCAGGACACCTACATCGCCGACCTGCCCAACGTGGTCAATATCGACGCTATTCGCGGCTCCGGCCTGTCCATCGGCGCCGACCCCATGGGCGGGGCCTCCGTCGACTACTGGGGTGCGATCGCTGATGCCCATGGCCTCAACCTCACTGTGGTCAACCCCCTCGTCGACGCCACCTGGCGTTTCATGACCTTAGATACCGACGGCAAGATCCGCATGGACTGCTCCTCTCCGGACTCCATGGCCTCGCTCGTGCACAACCGCGACAAATTCGACATCGCCACCGGCAACGACGCCGACGCCGACCGCCACGGCATCGTCACCCCCGACGCCGGGCTGATGAACCCGAACCACTACCTCGCCGTGGCCATCGAGTACCTCTTTGGCAACCGCCCCGGCTGGTCGCCGGATACCGCCGTGGGCAAGACCCTCGTCTCCTCCTCCATGATCGACCGGGTGGTGGGCAACCTGGGCCGACGGCTGGTCGAAGTCCCCGTCGGCTTCAAGTGGTTCGTCCCCGGCCTGATCGACGGCACCATTGGTTTCGGCGGCGAAGAATCCGCCGGCGCCTCCTTCCTCCGCCACAACGGCACCGTCTGGTCCACTGACAAGGACGGTTTGATAATGGACCTGCTGGCTGCCGAGATCACCGCCGTCACCGGCAAGACGCCCTCCCAGCGCTACGCCGAACTCGCCGCCGAATATGGTGCGCCCTTCTACGCGCGCACCGATGCGGAGGCCAACCGCGAGCAAAAAGCTGTGCTGAAAAACCTCTCCCCGGAACAAGTGACAGCTGACACACTCGCCGGCGAAGCCATCACCGCCAAGCTCACCAACGCCCCCGGCAACGGCGCCCCCATCGGCGGCCTCAAAGTCACCACCGAAAGCGCCTGGTTTGCGGCCCGACCTTCGGGAACTGAAGACAAATACAAAATTTACGCCGAGTCCTTCCGAGGGGAAGAACACCTCCGAGAAGTACAACAGGAGGCGGAGGCATTAGTTAGCGATGTCCTCAAAAATGCCTGA
- a CDS encoding DsbA family protein, protein MSTKKVTNPNAKGGSGFLWAILAVILIAAVVIGYIVISGQGKKTEHLADRETVAVDFASNLGDNAVTLKSANAAADAPAVDLYEDFSCSYCAQLAKNTDEQMKEALDEGKLVVNVRTLNFLDRGNPDGHSTRAAAAILAIVNSGDTELYWNYRAALLEDQEEIFNKWSNDDFADAAVALGANDDVAKAIRNGDYHDEAVSVTTANADKLNSETGQVSSPRVLQNGKDVDVADISQWINAVVK, encoded by the coding sequence GTGAGCACCAAAAAGGTCACCAACCCCAACGCCAAGGGCGGCTCCGGCTTCCTCTGGGCCATCCTCGCCGTCATCCTCATCGCCGCCGTCGTGATCGGCTACATCGTTATCTCCGGCCAGGGAAAGAAGACCGAGCACCTCGCCGACCGCGAGACCGTTGCCGTCGACTTCGCGTCCAACCTCGGCGACAACGCCGTGACCCTCAAGTCCGCCAACGCCGCAGCCGACGCCCCAGCCGTCGACCTCTACGAGGACTTCTCCTGCTCCTACTGCGCCCAACTGGCCAAGAACACCGACGAGCAGATGAAGGAAGCCCTCGACGAAGGCAAGCTCGTGGTCAACGTCCGCACCCTCAACTTCCTTGACCGCGGCAACCCCGACGGCCACTCCACCCGCGCCGCCGCCGCCATCCTCGCCATCGTGAACTCCGGCGACACCGAGCTCTACTGGAACTACCGCGCCGCCCTCCTCGAAGACCAGGAAGAGATCTTCAACAAGTGGAGCAACGACGACTTCGCCGATGCCGCCGTCGCCCTCGGCGCCAACGACGACGTAGCCAAGGCCATCCGCAACGGTGACTACCACGACGAAGCCGTCAGCGTGACCACCGCCAATGCCGACAAGCTCAACTCCGAGACTGGCCAGGTCTCCTCCCCGCGCGTGCTCCAAAACGGCAAGGATGTCGACGTCGCCGACATCAGCCAGTGGATCAACGCAGTGGTGAAGTAG
- a CDS encoding LysR family transcriptional regulator, whose amino-acid sequence MELQQMRYVAAIAEEQNFTRAAERCFVVQSALSHQIKALERELGVKLFARSSRRVELTAAGEAFLVQARASLDAADRAVSAAAAANGEIRGTLTVGVIPTVTTIDIPAALGTFHRTHPAVRIKLHSGGSDEFIAAIKAGSMDVAVLGLPDSTPPTGVNTHVLARDRLAAVVSAEHPLAKRHEFQLADLTNEAFVDFPAGTPGRIPSDLAFQAVGVSREVTFEAMSTELILNLIRQGLVIALLSPTLIPADSRDLRVIPVESGPTRVEYLAWSNFNPTPAAQAFLKSLPLPLAP is encoded by the coding sequence ATGGAGTTGCAACAAATGCGGTATGTCGCCGCTATCGCGGAGGAGCAGAATTTCACCCGAGCAGCTGAGCGATGTTTCGTAGTGCAATCAGCGCTCAGTCACCAGATCAAAGCACTCGAACGCGAACTCGGAGTCAAGCTATTTGCGCGAAGTAGCCGTCGGGTAGAGCTCACTGCGGCCGGTGAAGCGTTCCTAGTGCAGGCGCGGGCGAGCCTGGATGCTGCCGATCGCGCTGTCTCGGCTGCAGCGGCGGCGAACGGAGAAATTCGCGGCACGCTAACTGTTGGTGTAATCCCTACCGTCACCACGATCGATATTCCCGCCGCCCTTGGCACATTCCACCGCACTCATCCTGCAGTCCGAATCAAGCTTCACAGTGGGGGAAGCGACGAATTCATCGCTGCGATCAAGGCGGGCAGCATGGATGTGGCAGTCCTCGGGCTTCCGGACAGCACGCCACCTACAGGAGTGAACACACACGTGCTTGCTAGGGACCGGCTCGCCGCCGTCGTGTCGGCCGAACATCCGCTAGCAAAGCGGCACGAGTTCCAGCTGGCGGACCTCACAAATGAAGCTTTTGTAGATTTTCCGGCGGGGACACCTGGTCGCATACCCTCCGATCTCGCGTTCCAAGCTGTGGGCGTTTCTCGTGAGGTCACATTCGAGGCGATGAGCACCGAACTGATCCTCAATTTGATCCGTCAAGGTCTCGTCATTGCGTTGCTGTCGCCGACTCTTATTCCGGCTGATAGTCGCGATCTTCGAGTAATTCCGGTCGAGTCAGGGCCAACCCGAGTCGAGTACCTAGCGTGGAGTAATTTCAACCCGACGCCGGCGGCACAGGCGTTTCTCAAAAGCCTCCCGCTGCCTCTGGCTCCATAA
- a CDS encoding EamA family transporter has product MTNKIPAPVPPGVLTDASSPASWTVLTAFAPMVWGTTYIVTTHMLPEGHPLFAAMMRSLPAGLIALLLARQLPQGSWWWKSLVLGTLNMGAFFPLLFMAAQELPGGVAATLGASQPIVIAFLAVAILQEKLSVWRVFWGVLGMIGVALVVIGPDAAMSLMGILAGLGGAASMGIGVVLTKKWGRPEGISPIGLAGWQLTAAGLVLLLPSLLIDGVPPTIDGIAWLGYAWLGIVGTLVAYTIWFAGIRRLPVTATALLGLLSPLIAAILGAVIASEALTLTQLLGFALALIAMVAGQLPSPKQKVQISS; this is encoded by the coding sequence ATGACCAACAAGATTCCTGCTCCGGTGCCTCCGGGCGTACTGACTGATGCCTCCAGTCCAGCGAGCTGGACAGTGCTGACAGCATTCGCTCCGATGGTGTGGGGCACGACCTATATCGTCACCACGCACATGCTTCCGGAGGGCCACCCCCTTTTCGCAGCGATGATGCGCTCGCTCCCAGCCGGGCTGATAGCACTTCTGCTTGCACGGCAGCTGCCGCAAGGTTCTTGGTGGTGGAAGAGCCTCGTGCTCGGCACGCTGAACATGGGTGCCTTCTTTCCGCTGCTCTTCATGGCTGCTCAGGAACTCCCCGGCGGCGTCGCAGCCACACTCGGAGCGTCACAGCCGATCGTGATCGCGTTCCTGGCCGTCGCAATCCTGCAAGAGAAACTATCGGTCTGGCGCGTCTTTTGGGGCGTGCTCGGCATGATCGGCGTCGCTCTCGTGGTCATCGGGCCGGACGCAGCAATGTCTTTGATGGGAATCCTTGCTGGTCTCGGCGGAGCAGCATCGATGGGCATCGGCGTCGTTCTCACCAAAAAATGGGGGCGCCCCGAGGGGATCTCTCCGATAGGCCTCGCGGGATGGCAACTCACTGCCGCTGGCCTCGTTCTCCTGTTGCCTTCTCTGCTTATCGACGGCGTTCCGCCCACTATCGATGGCATCGCCTGGCTCGGCTACGCCTGGCTTGGCATCGTCGGGACGCTCGTCGCCTACACCATCTGGTTCGCCGGTATCCGCCGCCTCCCCGTGACGGCGACGGCACTGCTAGGCCTGTTGTCTCCGCTCATCGCCGCAATCCTCGGTGCTGTGATCGCAAGCGAGGCCCTGACTCTCACCCAACTGCTTGGATTTGCGCTCGCTCTCATCGCGATGGTCGCTGGCCAACTTCCTTCCCCGAAACAGAAGGTACAAATCTCCTCATGA
- a CDS encoding alanine/glycine:cation symporter family protein produces the protein MESLQNLLDTLGGIVWGPFFLIPLLLGTGLYLTIRLGGIQFFTLGRALRHGLIDRSDEGGKGDISNYQALTTALAATVGVGNIVGVATAISVGGPGALFWIWVTGLVGMASKYTEAFLGVRFRTTDAKGEQSGGPQYYLKRGIQGPVGKVLAFSFAVFAVIASFGIGNLTQANAVSANLERTFGLDTYASGVIIFVLLGAVLLGGIQAIGRVTAAFVPMMIIIYILGGITVLVLEAGQIPAAIGLIFTDAFTGTAATGGFVGAGIMLAIQFGVARGIFSNESGMGSAAIAAAAAKTSHPVRQGLVSMTQTFIDTLIVVTITGLVIVTSGVWDQGRATAGTMTAEAFSTVLPGQWGGTIVSLSIIFFAFSTILGWSYYGERSLESLVGRRGTVPYRIIFTIMAFVGATVQLELVWSFSDLANGLMALPNLIGLLVLSGLVARETRAYLKFDPKLRASPEDVAAFLRAQGSDWK, from the coding sequence ATGGAATCTTTGCAGAATCTCCTCGACACCCTGGGCGGAATCGTCTGGGGTCCTTTCTTCCTCATCCCTCTCCTGCTGGGCACGGGTCTTTACCTCACCATTCGCCTCGGCGGGATTCAGTTCTTCACCCTGGGTCGCGCGCTGCGCCACGGGCTCATTGATAGATCTGATGAGGGCGGAAAGGGAGATATCTCCAACTACCAGGCCCTCACCACGGCACTGGCCGCCACGGTCGGCGTGGGCAACATCGTCGGCGTGGCCACGGCGATCTCCGTCGGCGGCCCGGGCGCACTGTTTTGGATCTGGGTCACCGGCCTTGTCGGCATGGCATCGAAGTACACCGAGGCGTTCCTCGGCGTGCGCTTCCGCACCACGGACGCCAAGGGCGAGCAGTCCGGCGGCCCGCAGTACTACCTCAAGCGCGGCATCCAGGGCCCCGTGGGCAAGGTCCTCGCCTTCTCCTTCGCGGTGTTCGCCGTCATCGCTTCCTTCGGCATCGGTAACCTCACCCAGGCCAACGCCGTCTCTGCGAACTTGGAGCGAACCTTCGGCCTCGACACGTACGCCTCCGGCGTCATCATCTTCGTTCTGCTCGGCGCCGTCCTCCTCGGCGGCATTCAGGCCATCGGCCGCGTCACCGCTGCCTTCGTGCCCATGATGATCATCATCTACATCCTCGGCGGCATCACCGTCCTCGTGCTGGAGGCCGGCCAGATCCCCGCCGCCATCGGCCTCATCTTCACCGACGCCTTCACCGGCACCGCCGCCACGGGTGGCTTCGTCGGCGCCGGCATCATGTTGGCCATCCAGTTCGGTGTCGCCCGCGGCATCTTCTCCAACGAGTCCGGCATGGGCTCCGCCGCCATCGCCGCCGCCGCCGCCAAAACCTCCCACCCGGTGCGTCAGGGCCTGGTCTCGATGACGCAGACCTTCATTGACACCCTCATCGTGGTCACCATCACCGGCCTGGTCATCGTCACCTCGGGTGTGTGGGACCAGGGCCGCGCCACCGCCGGCACCATGACCGCCGAGGCCTTCTCCACCGTCCTGCCCGGCCAGTGGGGCGGCACGATCGTCTCCCTGTCCATCATCTTCTTCGCCTTCTCCACCATCCTCGGCTGGTCCTACTACGGTGAACGCTCGCTGGAGTCCCTGGTCGGCCGCCGCGGCACGGTCCCCTACCGCATCATCTTCACCATCATGGCGTTCGTCGGCGCGACGGTGCAGCTCGAGCTCGTCTGGTCCTTCTCCGACCTCGCCAACGGCCTCATGGCGCTGCCGAACCTCATCGGCCTGCTCGTCCTGTCCGGGCTGGTCGCGCGAGAAACCAGGGCGTACCTCAAATTCGATCCGAAGTTGCGGGCCTCGCCAGAGGATGTCGCAGCGTTCCTCCGCGCCCAGGGCAGCGACTGGAAGTAA